The genomic segment ACCTTGCATCACTTTAtgtgcctttcgactctccgacaccgccatccatgtcggagctgcaacggctggtgaggaaagcaaaacagacaagaaacgaggtactaatagggtgcgatgcgaactttcaccacatttcgtagggtagtaccaacactaataagcggggccaagccctgacagagttcttgaatactaacgacctaataacactaaaTATTGGTAACGTTTggtaataggattagggaggaggtattagatgggacgatatgttcggattatctaatcgatgaggttcaggattggagggtctccatggaacactttttctatgaccatcgctatattaagtttagaatagcacggtcagcgccgaatccgataagcttccggaataagttgaaaaccagcgttaatgacgccgccaagataagaaagtttctctcaaaaacccatgtccaaaatgaaactttagtagacgacatggtagTGAGAACAGAgaaaacggaggacatgttgaggcttttgatgaaatccCATTTTCCACGGGATACGAAGGcgctcacggagacaccggaatcttggaataatgacgttgatcgaaggtttataataacggaatttatggcgaaggaatccttgaggagcttcaaaccttttaattcacccggacctgatggaatatttccggcgttactgcagaaggaggcagactatctggcgcctcgtctggccaaaattttcacagtgtgcctaggacttgcatatactccgttTATACCCAATACCGGcatggcaagttatgcgacaccaaaggcctacagacccataagccttacgtcctttctactcaaaaccatggaatgtattgtggacaCTATGATAAatagtatgacatccagcgaacagctcaaatacaaacagcatgcctatgtcaagggaaggtcggtggagactgccctgcacgaggttgtgcataaaatagaagaatcattcgacgcctaaacgtacacactggcggtatgcattgccatcgagggggcttttaacaatgtgcggagcgacacaatgatccaatccttagaccagtaccaggtgaacccggtccttagagactggataaaccatgtgctaaggaacaggtggataaattgtgtgtcccatggcataaatataagggagaaagtggcccaGGACTCGTCACTGGGGGTCATTTCatggccactcctatgggtgaccaccataaatgacctattatagATGCTGACTGAAGATGAAATTGTACCCGTCtggtacgcagacgatgttataatacttctaaggggtaaggatccccgagctatgcagaagggccgaaagggtcttgcatatggcatatgactgggctagacccagaggtatcaatgtcaacccagagaagactgaaatatgcctgttcaatttaatgcaccacgtttcctcaataagacgatttcgatattcgacaaggtcaaatacttagatgtgatcttggacaggaaattgaattggaagtgtcacattcaggagcgtactgagaaagatcacagatgttgggcactatgtagacgggtcgtaggctcgaactGGGGCCTGAATcttaggatagttcactggctctacaggagcgtgataagaccaattcttacttacgcctctATAGTTTGTTGgacagctatggagaaaaagttcaacataaggaccatacagatTGAGAGTGAGGCAGCCAGgatgattgaggatgggagcagctcatagcattgcggtataatcactcctgcaggcgaagatccgggcaatcgcggaatgcgtgaagtggtgtggttctaacgcgaggacgtcgagtgtgaacatctttaccgatagtaCAATTGCCATacgggcaataacaagcaggacggtaaggtcacgaacagtcttgcagtttaagaaggagattggcgccttctctgagaaaagcaatatccgcatcgtttgggtgcagggccataatgaagtaaggggaaatgagtaCCAGACGATTTGGAGGTGAAAGTCAGAGGACtgttgtcaataaacttggttaacctgacgCCTTTCGTGTCGACGCAGTCTCGTCTAAAAGATACCGGCacataggtggagacacaatgccagacatgaaccaacttaggggagtggtattgaaaacaattcaggattttgtaggtagcacggaattcctaacttaaaattttctttttagagtttacttaatagtttttagagcgcaaaacaagccgattgctggcttaggtgtatgtccatagtggcataaggcggattaatatctgcaccatcttttcaacctaacctaacctaaatttattttgaatgctGAAAGACTTAAATTTTGCGGTAAGGAATTTCACAGACGTGAATCCCAAATATGGTAAGATCTTTCAAAAATAGTGCTATTGTAATATTCAATAAGTAGGTGGGAGTTTCTGCTATTTGTCAGAAAGTTGATAGTGTTAAACATATAACGGGGTTGTCTATGTTTATTAATGCAGAAGAGATGATATGGACACCTAACGTTTATGTTATGCTCGAATGAGCATCCGACAAATTCAATGGTAAGATGTTGGTAATCGCTGCGGCAGTGATTACCATAGTCGTATCTATGAAAACAAGATAAGAGCTTGCAGGGATTATAGGAATTTGCTGGTGAATAAATTTCTAAGCCATATAAAATGTGTGGAGTTATAAGAGAATGCCCTAAGAAACATTTAATATGCACTGGAAgaactaaatttaaattttacaatcttctAAGAATAACATTTATTTTAGCAATGACATGTGAAACATGTAATATGAATTTCAACGATGAGTCCAAATCAAAACCAAGAAGTAAAGCCGACTCGTTTGTATCAATAGCATAATTCTGTGCTGTCAGGTTATATAAAGGAACTAGCTGAacctggcccgctccgctgagccttcttttactttatatggaacaaaactatcctttgcaaatttattttcgactatTAAAGAGCTGTTAGGAAAATACCATCCCAAATTCCTCTCATCTGCCattatcggtaaatatgtatgtccgaatTAAAGGTGTTTtcaggggtgaggtggtcccccagaaacttagccctgaaaagaATGTAACCATCCTGTtgtactttcaaataccatttattaaaacctcatattgccattggtttaaagggagtttatgagatgaggtgtcccccaaatacttggccctaaaattggttaacaaattcgttttctaatctcaaatacctttcatttgagccacatattgccattgtcggtaaatttttactctttgggggtgttttggggaaggggcagttccccaaatacatggtcccacatttcgatatccgattcgtattctactcccaaatacctttatttgagccccatattgcgatggtcagttaataattgctgtttgtgggatgttttggggaagtgtaaacccccagaaaattcgtcccgaaaagtgggtatcaatttcgtgctctactccccaacacCATTtatttgacatggttggtatatatgtacgatttagggatgttttggggaatggggttgtcccccaaacacctaGCCCTgacaatatatcagcatcgcACTCTACTCTGAAATATCATTTATCCATATAGCTATTGGCCTCAAAGTTgggaataaattttgttttctaatctcaaatcaAAAAGTGTCGACATAAGTACTTTTTCCGAAAATtgctatcagattcgtgctttaatcctacagacctttcatttgagccccatattgctatggtcgtaaatttgtcctctttgagggTCTTTTTGGAGACTGGCGtcacccaaaacacttggtcccacatttggatatctcattcgtattctacactcaaataccttttatttgagccccatattgctatggtcagtaaataattcctgtttgggggtgttttggggaaggggtggactccagaaacttggtcccacatttggatatcagattcgtattctactctcaaaaatcttttatttgagtcccatattgccatggtcggtaaatatgtccgatttaggggtgttttgggggttgaggtggccccaaaacacttggtcggaaaattggatatcagatatgttttctaatcttaaattcctttaatttgataccagTGCGTATACttcgtgggtcgtcaacgttagggtaGTCCATTAtttctattcctttgtttctcagagtaattTGTTAAGTTTTCCAGGTGTGCTCGCCCCGGTTAGGGGCTGCTGGGGCTTAGTATCTGAATGGCAGTTTTACACGAGTACCATACGCCTTTGGAATACTCTTCCTCACAATATCCAAAACATCCGCAACgcgtcaattaaaaaaaaaacactttccatttttcttcgaaattagctgttttctaattttatttttttttcttttaaacaatattattttcgaacatattccaaagtttattttaaaccagacaaacaaacaacaaacgcTCGAAAACGAATCTTTTTGCCATAGGACTGTTTTTTCGATTTCGCAACTTAATTCTCCATTTCAAAACCTTattaacataaaacaagtaaaaacgcgttaagttcgaccgggccgaactttggatacccaccatctcgggtatatattatataaaccacctttcatcaaaatcctgtgaaaattgcataccttatgtcccatagcagtagaatcgcaatatgttccgatttagaccaaatactaataagtacaagtcattgttcaattgtgtataaaaaaatattgctctttttagtagctatatctaaaaataaatcgatctgaaccatatacgacacggatgtcgaaaagcctaacataagtcactgtgtcaaaatttcagtgaaatcggattataatacgccttttatggggccaagactttaaatcgagatatcggtctacatagcagctatatccaaatctggaccgttgcagaaaaatgtcgaagagcctaacacaactcactgtccaaaattatggcgaaatctgacaataaattcgccttttatgggcccaaaacctataatcgagagatcgttctatatgacagctatattcaaatctggaccgatctggtccaaattaaggaaagatgtcgaagggcctaagacaactcactgttccaaattttagcaaaatcggataataaatgtggcttttataaccCTAaatctacttgcaaatacctttcatttgagtcccatattgccatggttggtaaatatgtccgatttagggatattttggggcttggggtggtccctctaacACTCGGtccgacagttggatatcagatacgttttcttattctaaatacctttcatttgagttcattTTGTCGTGATTTTTCTAAAGATATGTTTGGtatgttttagggtggggcagcctccctaggtaccccatccgaaatttggatcccaaatttttatttttagggtactatatgagagcacacaaaatttggcataaatcgcaccacccattttcgagatctggcgtttctgaaaagtagggtaaggggagggtccgcccacttcagatatcaaacaatgtagtaccctattttctccacgggatcattatacaccatctgtgaaaatttcaagaaaatcggttcagccgtttctgagtctataaggaacacacaaacacacaaacatacaaacaaacaaacaaacaaacctacaaacaaacacaaattgatttttatatatatgataGTCCGAtatttcctttacggaaataataaagtaaaatatgacgaaaatgctcctttgtgggctccatattaaaattgacgccaaacaaacaaatgtaaacaaaatttcgcgcacttttttctaaagcaagctaaaagtaacagctgataactgacagaagaaagaatgccattacagagtcacaagccgttgaaaaattttgtcaacgccgactatatgaacaagtaaaagcgtgctaagttcggccgggccgaatcttatataccctccaccatggatcgcatttgtcgagttcttttcccggcatctcttcttaggcaaaacaggatataagaaaagatttgctctgctattagaacgatatccagatatggtccggtttggaccacaattaaattatatgttggagacctgtgtaaaatgttcgaataagaattgcgctctttgtgagctcaaaaagtaaaatagagagatcgatttatgtgggagctgcatcgggctatggaccgattcagaccataataaactcgtatgttgatggtcatgaaagaatccgtcgtacaaaatttcaggcaaatcggataataattgcgacctctagaggctcaagaagtcaagatcgcagatcggtttatatggcacctatatcaggttatgaaccgacttgtactttatttgacatagttgttgaaagtaacaataaaaaacgtcttcgtaaatttcagccaaatcggataggaactgcgccctcaagaagctcaagaagtcaagtccccagatctgtttatatgacagctatatcaggttatgaaccgatttgaaccatatttggcacatactacgtgccaaaattcattcaaatcggaaaggaattgcgccctctagaggctcaagaagtcaagacccaagatcggtttatatgacagctatataaggttataaaccgatttgaaccatacttggcacagttattggatatcgtaacaaaacacgtcgtgcaaaatttcattccaatcggataagaattgcgcactctagaggctcaagaagtcaagacccaagatcggtttatatggcagctatatcaggttatggaccgatttgaaccatacttggcacagttgttggatatcataacaaaacacgtcgtgcaaaatttcatcccaatcggataagaaatgcgcactctagaggctcaagaagtcaagacccaagatcggtttatatggcatctatatcaaaacatggaccgatatggcccatttacaacaccaaccgacctacactaataagaagtatttgtgcaaaatttcaagcggctagctttactccttcggaagttagcgtgctttcgacagacagacggacggacggacagacggacagacggacggacatggctagatcgacatacaatttcacgacgatcaagaatatatatactttatggggtctcagacgaatatttcgagtagttacaaacagaatgacgaaattagtataccccccatcttatagtggagggtataaaaatacgcaattacttttttaatcGGAGTTGAATACAGCTTGATAtagtaaacggaatgacaaaattaatatatttctTGCCCTACGACGGAGTGTGTAAGAAGTAAATTTAAAAGTCAATTTAAATGTAAAGGTGCGAGAGGGGAGCGGAGCGAAAAAATTTGCCGGAGCGGTCCGGAAAATGGTACATGCTCCGGATCCTTGGTTTAAGTTGCTCTGCCATCATACCAGGGGTgcacaaaactaaaattttctttacaccAGCGTTCATTCTCGATGCACAAGTATTCTTATTCTCTTGACatcagtcgttgttgagacagcaaccAATAAACACACGCATAAGTCcctgcacgggataactatgagcaccacacaggctgaaacctTGAGATCCGATCtgcgtggtgttcattgctatccCGAGAAGCTTAGCCTTGACCTAGCGGCCTCGTCagcaggttgcggatggtggaatgatccatacggagtagagggtctcagtgagaggccgggcggcaccggctcttgcttaaacaacgaatgcctatgatgctcgatatgacaaggcgagttattggcgcgtttaaataacaaatggtcaccatgtttccgcggcgatcggtcccttGGGCCGGAACaagtttgctcacctacaggagcttgactgTTTTTCTAAAAGTATTCATTTATTCATCCATAACTATTTTGTCCTCTTCAAAGTTTTCCCCccatatattttttctgttttttccaatcctcaaaatattcctggaacgatttttttgagtttcacaaaatttgatacagtttctttgataaattttttcgaattgtAAGAAATTGAAGAGCACATCATAACTAACCCAAAATTGTCGATATCAACATATCGATAATTGAACACACTTTActcacgaaatttgaaaataaagttatttttttgaTTAGACTTCGTACAATACAAATATACCACATTAATATTCCTCTAACCAAATCTTGTCTATTTCAATTCATTGCAGCTTTCCCAGGACTATGCTTTAGAGGAAAAGCAAACCTACGAACACAAATTCGAAAAACAAAGCGGCTTAACATTTCCTTCAGAATATAATAGGGAACTTTAACGAGTATCAATACACAAGACAGGTAGGTGCCTTGGTTTGCACCACACCCTCAACTATACCAATGGTTGTTACTTTAACGATACTTGTCTTTTCGGTCTTCTAGGTTCGTGCTACATATAATAGCAGCAAGTGTCTGGTAGAGCACTGTAAagaaatgctggaaaatttcagtaaataaGGATAACGCCTGACAATGATGTCTATCTGTACGTGCAGCAATCTGTGTTTTCCTACTTAAATGCAACAACTGCAACGGCTAGTATCGTGCCTAAGGAAATCTTGCGGGGCCCCCCccccacacatacacatactgGTTCTCGAAGACATCTACTCTTTATGTTACTACAATTCAAATGCCACCTCAAATACATAGCCTAAGCATTGGAGTCTGCGAGGCAGTTTAGATTTGCAAATAACTAGGTGGCTGTTGTAACTATTTCCCAGAAGTCGACGCATTGATCCATGCCTGCACTTGAACTTCGATAATCTGAATAAAAGTCAAAGGTGAACATGTGTCTAAATTAAGGACACCGGTAAAAATAGAAATCTCTAACATTGTGTGTGCATACACAATTAACCAAGCCCAGAACGATGCTGGACTTGTAATCCAATAGTCACAAAAGGAGACTGGGAAAGTGCATGCGACCATAGCACCACGAACGTGGTTTATCAACACCGTATTAATTGGTACAAAAAGTGAAAAACCATCACAAAGACAAAAGCCAGCCATCCAACAAGCGTATTAGCCACAGTAGTGGCAAACCGCACTGGATCcataataaaatatgtaaaGTCTTGTTTAGCAAGAGGAGCTGTTCAAATTCAGTTAACTTCCGCAGGGAGACATTGTGTTCTCGAATTATAAAGCACGTGTAAATGCTGGACTTCATCTGCATTATTGGAGGCATTTGCATGTCTACTCTGACAGATCATTAGGTTCACGTCCTGTTGAAAGGGCATTGGCATTAAGCAGACTACTACAGGGATTTTCTGCCCTGAAACTTGCATATTTTGTTTATGCCTGACATTGGGGAGTAGACCAAAAAGGGACCCCCACTTACCATATGAACTTTtgtaaataaaacaccaaaaatTGACATCAGAAAGAATCACAAAGCCCATTAATTTTAAGCCTGGTaatagctcaaatgaaagtttgtGATATAGACTTGTAAGGACAAACGGAGGATATAAATTGAAACACCCTTCCACCCACCTAGCCATAGTTAAATTTAAGTGCGAACGAATCTTTCAACATTTCGTTAGAGAAAACAATTAAGACAAAAAGAAAAGACATACGTGAGCAAGTTCCTTACTAAGCAGATATTTTAACAGCAGAAAACATTCGACGAATTTATTTGGGAGTGACTGGGATTTTGATGGGAGGGAACCATAGCATTCACTTGCTGATTATTTTGATATCATACCAGTGACTTGTTGAAACCTTAACCGATGATTTTCCACAATACAACGGATAGTCTTTATCCGTTTGCGACATCTTCCATTGAGCCTCTTCGGCGTTTGGAGTTGTCGTCACAAAACCCCGATACGTATTTTATTGGAGAATTCGACAACCGTCCCATCGACACCAATGAATTCATTCAAAGCGTCAGCGAAGCCAACCAGGCCAGCGACCACTTTATACAGTACAGTACTGTCGAATCATCTATGGTATACAGTACTTTTGGTGGCAGTACTCCACCGTCATCCATTGTTCCTAGTATTTTACTGTCGGCGGAAAATGGCACGAATTTCACTTTGTACGGACACAACTCCTCCGACCACCAGCAATACTCGTATCAGCCCTGTACTAAAGTCTATAAtcctgaagaagaagaaacccTAGTGGAGTTCTGGGTTTGCGGTATTTGCCTGAATGTGGTGGGCATTCTGGGCATTATCGGCAATGTGATTTCAATGATCATTCTATCGCGTCCTCAAATGCGTTCTAGCATCAACTACCTGCTCATAGGATTAGCGTGCTGTGATACTGTCTTAATAATTACCTCCATGTTGCTCTTTGGCATACCGTCCATCTACCCTTACACGGGCAAATTTTTTCTGTACTACAACTATATATTCCCCTATATATCGCCGGTGGTCTTTCCCATAGGCATGATTTCGCAGACGGCCAGTATATACATGACGTTCACCGTTACTCTGGAGCGCTATGTGGCCGTCTGTCATCCGTTGAAGGCCCGGGCTCTCTGCACGTATGGGCGAGCCAAAATCTACTTCATTGTATGCGTACTGTTTGCGACACTCTACAATCTACCCCGTTTTTGGGAAGTGGTCACTCAGAGTACTGCGTACGATGATTTACCCGATGTCTTGCACTGTGTTAGACCCTCGGCGCTGCGGCAGAATTTGATGTACATAAACCTGTACATCCATTGGTGTTACCTGATAGTCAACTATATCATACCCTTTCTGACGCTTGCTATTTTGAACTGCCTTATTTACCGTCAGGTGAAGCGGGCGAATAGAGAGCGACAAAGGCTTTCACGTTCGGAGAAGCGAGAAATTGGTTTGGCAACCATGCTCTTATGCGTAGTGGTTGTCTTCTTCGCCTTCAATTTTTTAGCCCTAGTGTTGAACATATCGGAGGCCTTTTACAATTTTATCGACAACTCGCTAACGAAAACGAACAACTTGTTGGTCACCATCAATAGCAGTTGCAATTTTCTAATCTACGTCATCTTTGGCGAGAAATTTAAGCGCATTTTCCTGCTGATTTTTTTCAAGCGCCGCCTGAGCCGAGACCAACCCGATCTTATACACTACGAAAGCTCAATATCGAACAATGGTGATGGCACTCTGAATCATCGATCGTCGGGACGCTTCTCGCGGCATGGTACTCAGCGCAGTACGACCACCTACTTGGTGACCACCTCGGCCAACAGTACCCTTAACAATGGTCGTCTAATGAAAAGTGCCAGCTCACCGGGTGTTGTGAAGATCAAACGGGGCCGGGCTCCCTCGCCTGGACCAGTGGTATACTTTCCGGCGCGTGAGGTGCAGCGTACCTCGCCGGTGATAATGTCGAATAACAATTCGCCCCTAGGTTGTGATTGGATGGAATCCAAGAATGGCCAGATGACTTCTGGTTTCTGAGACTCGCTGTGTATGATTTATAATCTCGCGGACAGCTACGACTACGAGTGCCTAAACCTACACACTGTGAATTGCAAACACTATGTCTGAATGTCAGTCTGGAGCAAAAGTAGACTTACTCCATAAAAATACCTGTATATGTAgataacacacacatacactctcATTCTCCCATAAATATAAGTACTTTAATACAAAAATAGCTTTAAAAATATCATAGATATAGTCAAAAATTGGTTCCAAACTTCTTAAATTAAATACAAACCAAATATTCTATTAGTAGATTGAAAAATCATGTATATATCAAAAGAGCTGAATCTTTTCCTTATTCTCCCAATAACATTTCCTTAAGAAAATTAGtctaatattttaaaattttgaattattggGGCTTGCTTTTTGGGCCAGTGCCAGCGAAAAGCCAAGCCGTTACACCATTATTTGATTATCGCATTAAAAGCTCGGCTAAATTCGATTCTTTTGCGATACCACGTAATACACGAAACGTAATACACGATTCCTATACGCGGGTATTGAGTTTGTGGTAGATTGAAATGCTAATGACGGCAGCACATCGTAATCAAATTAAACCAATCCTTAATTCGGTGATCATAACGAGTTGGACATTAACTCAAACAATTATCGAAGTACATATTATTGATATTCGCAAGACGAATTAGTTGCCAACCTAACATTTTTCTTTACAttgcattttgctgaaattttgaatttgaaactCTAAAGTATTTCAGAGCAAGTCACGATTAAGCATTTTAACTTTCTCGGTCCTTCTATGAGTTCTTTATAATGTTGAACTTTTAAATTTATGAAACATGGTAAACCGGAACGTTTTAAAGAGCCAGATTGACTATGTAGGTTATCTtcgattgaaaagagggtgcagatattaatccaccggtactggtctaagaatttgatcagtgtgtcggtccgcacactgCTAAAGGCCCCCTCAATGTCAacgcataccgccaatgtgtacatcttggcatcgaaggattcttctgttttacacacaacctcgtgcagggcagtctctaccGTCCTTCCCTttacatagacatgctgtttaaatttgagcagttcgctggatgtcctagtCTTTAtctggtgtccacaatacgttccatggttttgagtagatagAACGCAAGGCTTATAGgtttgtaggcctttggtgtcgcataacttgcctcgccgagcttgggtataaataccacctatgcctcctgccaggccagatggggcgccggatagtcggcctccttctggAGTAACGCcgcaaatattccatcaggtgcgGGTGACTTAATTGGTTTGAAGCTccccaaggcttccttgaccataaattccgctaTGATAGgtcttcgatcaacctcattattccaagattccggtgtctccgtgagtctcgTCGTACCgtatggaaaat from the Stomoxys calcitrans chromosome 1, idStoCalc2.1, whole genome shotgun sequence genome contains:
- the LOC106095038 gene encoding FMRFamide receptor, with the translated sequence MIFHNTTDSLYPFATSSIEPLRRLELSSQNPDTYFIGEFDNRPIDTNEFIQSVSEANQASDHFIQYSTVESSMVYSTFGGSTPPSSIVPSILLSAENGTNFTLYGHNSSDHQQYSYQPCTKVYNPEEEETLVEFWVCGICLNVVGILGIIGNVISMIILSRPQMRSSINYLLIGLACCDTVLIITSMLLFGIPSIYPYTGKFFLYYNYIFPYISPVVFPIGMISQTASIYMTFTVTLERYVAVCHPLKARALCTYGRAKIYFIVCVLFATLYNLPRFWEVVTQSTAYDDLPDVLHCVRPSALRQNLMYINLYIHWCYLIVNYIIPFLTLAILNCLIYRQVKRANRERQRLSRSEKREIGLATMLLCVVVVFFAFNFLALVLNISEAFYNFIDNSLTKTNNLLVTINSSCNFLIYVIFGEKFKRIFLLIFFKRRLSRDQPDLIHYESSISNNGDGTLNHRSSGRFSRHGTQRSTTTYLVTTSANSTLNNGRLMKSASSPGVVKIKRGRAPSPGPVVYFPAREVQRTSPVIMSNNNSPLGCDWMESKNGQMTSGF